A genomic stretch from Calonectris borealis chromosome 6, bCalBor7.hap1.2, whole genome shotgun sequence includes:
- the USP40 gene encoding ubiquitin carboxyl-terminal hydrolase 40 isoform X1, which yields MFGDLFEEDFSFISNNHCGKGKKSKPRDSEPPAPRDFTNLSGIKNQGGTCYLNSLLQTLLFTPEFREALFSLGPEELGTLDDSSKPDAKVRIIPLQLQRLFAQLLLLDQQAASTTDLTESFGWNSNEEMRQHDVQELNRILFSALETSLVGTSGHDLINRLYHGIVVNQIVCKECKNISERQEDFLDLTVAVKGVAGLEEALWNMYVEEEYFENENLYRCGACDKLVEASKSAKLRKLPPFLTISLLRFNFDFEKCERYKETSCYTFPIQINLRPFCEQTEMDDSEYMYELFSVIIHKGGCYGGHYHVYIRDVDELGNWQLQEEEDRLIEDKALRDTENAKEVENPLAVLKGILSEEESKQIPVDQLGQKLLEKKGVSWNKKYRKQYGALRKYLQNHPQTFQFSPDENKVGLKEKHKLLFKSASQEQDFQRPPQKNDVHWNSEKKPTRLRDSSAGCHWFDLNDSKVQPIKEKDIEKQFQGKESAYMLFYRKSQLKRPPEARGNPRYQIPEHLLNEMNAANTELQKKRAECDSANHGIDLRLHLSSCYKFHNGALHPSLTWKENVVDLTIDRRKTLGDLRQSVFQKLESWEGDMILSIAKPLPAGLHLYQILDGDELTLDGIGLADGADIFVWNGKEVGGTKVMTGPDHEPVVINVLRLAEYNEGGKGQHFTESQHVFSCSTKLSDLRRALAPSGGIILKNGSGPDKEAKNWEVFLEGDMKETVKSVGLTDGCSVLILDSHDQSFVNVSSGNLTAFTYDISWLQVKNFCRTEDEEKHVKITATIETVMSDIKMKAIRELQLEEELANDSCLRPVSGNGKLLSPVPEDYTVKEAELKMGSLLGLCHGKAPTSTQLFLYFIVGSDQNTSPEMEIVVEETASVKECLNLMLEKSGLSGDNWHLRRIDWCYEAGEALSQENATLKELNVCRGDTLVITEGKLPPKGFLKIPIWWFKSSSHMKRGENTPDQVNGMTCKMDALQVSPAGDSPEYIHTDMDLCYAGSIEIAGEASLEDLKMQAMTLPCCQEQIVPLPSFLRAWTVDSKRPGKLLRNNKQQLNDYKLGARVEICIEPLQKEERLGPDELLLRVQMGIPGERDYYDSTDLVWDISKECTTWALRQRVASHYCLPVDKIEIAKYFPEKFEWLPISSWTQQISKRKRKKKQESLQSAPYHLKDGDIIGVKNLLLDDTKDFSTVRDDVGKEKQRQLALEKKKSRQAERLQDHVFSEEKLNIKHRKPEVALSINVGVFR from the exons ATGTTTGGGGACTTATTTGAAGaggatttttcctttatttcaaacaATCATtgtggaaaagggaagaaatcaaaGCCCAGAGATTCTGAGCCTCCAGCTCCCAGGGATTTCACCAACCTAAGTGGTATCAAAAATCAGGGTGGGACCTGCTACCTCAATTCCCTTCTGCAGACTCTGCTTTTCACACCTGAATTTAGAG AGGCGCTGTTCTCTTTAGGACCTGAAGAACTTGGGACTCTGGATGACAGCAGTAAACCAGATGCAAAG GTTCGAATAATTCCATTACAACTTCAACGGTTATTTGCTCAGCTTCTGCTCTTGGACCAGCAAGCTGCATCTACCACAGACCTTACCGAGAGCTTTGGGTGGAACAGCAATGAG GAAATGAGGCAGCATGATGTGCAGGAATTAAATCGGATTCTGTTCAGTGCTTTGGAAACTTCCCTTGTGGGGACTTCGGGTCATGACCTTATTAATCGATTATACCATGGGATTGTTGTCAATCAGATTGTTTGTAAAGAATGCAAGAATATCAGTGAGAGACAG GAAGATTTCTTAGACCTAACAGTGGCGGTAAAAGGTGTTGCTGGCTTGGAGGAGGCCCTGTGGAACATGTATGTAGAAGAAGAGTACTTTGAAAATGAGAACTTGTATCGATGTGGAGCCTGTGATAAACTTGTTGAAGCTTCAAAG TCTGCTAAACTACGCAAGTTGCCACCCTTTCTCACCATTTCTCTCCTGAGATTTAACTTTGACTTTGAGAAATGCGAACGATACAAGGAAACGAGCTGCTATACATTCCCTATCCAGATAAATCTGAGGCCTTTTTGTGAGCAG actgaaatggATGATTCAGAGTACATGTATGAGCTCTTCTCTGTTATTATACATAAAGGTGGCTGCTATGGAGGACACTATCATGTTTATATCAGAGATGTGGATGAATTAGGAAACTGGCAATTACAA GAAGAAGAGGATAGGCTGATTGAAGATAAGGCTTTAAGAGATACTGAAAATGCCAAAGAAGTAGAAAATCCATTGGCAGTGTTGAAAGGGATTTTATCAGAG GAAGAATCTAAACAAATTCCCGTGGATCAATTAGGGCAGAAATTATTGGAGAAAAAAGGGGTGTCCTGGAATAAGAAGTACCGAAAACAATATGGAGCATTACGAAAG TATTTGCAGAATCATCCTCAGACATTTCAGTTCAGTCCTGATGAAAATAAGGTtggtctgaaagaaaaacacaagctcCTGTTTAAGTCAGCTTCTCAAGAACAAGATTTCCAAAGACCTCCTCAGAAGAATGATGTCCACTGGAATTcggaaaaaaaacctacaaggcTGAGGGACAGTTCTGCTGGTTGCCATTGGTTTGATCTGAATGATTCAAAAGTCCAGCCGATCAAGGAGAAGGATATTGAGAAACAATTTCAGGGTAAAGAGAGTGCCTACATGCTGTTTTATCGAAAATCTCAGTTAAAAAGACCACCTGAAG CACGAGGAAATCCAAGGTACCAAATTCCTGAACACCTTCTGAATGAAATGAATGCTGCTAATACTGAGCTGCAAAAAAAGAG AGCGGAATGTGACTCAGCAAACCATGGCATTGATTTACGTCTCCATTTGAGCTCATGTTATAAATTTCACAATGGGGCTTTGCATCCTTCACTTACTTGGAAAGAGAATGTTGTGGATTTGACTATTGATAGAAGAAAAACGCTAGGAGACCTTCGACAATCAGTATTCCAG AAGTTGGAGTCTTGGGAAGGCGACATGATTCTCAGTATTGCCAAGCCTTTACCAGCAGGACTGCATCTTTACCAGATACTTGATG GAGATGAGCTGACACTGGATGGCATTGGGCTGGCTGATGGAGCGGACATCTTCGTGTGGAATGGGAAAGAG GTTGGTGGTACAAAGGTGATGACAGGCCCTGATCATGAACCTGTGGTCATAAACGTTCTTCGTTTAGCGGAGTATAACGAAGGAGGGAAGGGTCAGCATTTCACAGAATCGCAGCATGTCTTTTCATGCAGCACAAAACTGAGTGATCTGCGCAGAGCCTTAGCACCATCAGGAGGAATCATCCTAAAGAACGGCTCGGGACCAGATAAAGAAGCCAAGAACTGGGAAGTTTTTCTTGAAGGAGATATGAAGGAAACCGTCAAAAGTGTTGGTCTGACGGATGGATGCTCAGTACTAATCTTAGACAGCCATGACCAGAG CTTCGTGAATGTGTCAAGTGGCAATTTGACTGCTTTTACATATGACATCAGCTGGCTCCAAGTTAAAAACTTCTGCAGAACGGAGGATGAAGAGAAACACGTTAAAATTACTGCCACTATTGAAACA GTGATGTCAGATatcaaaatgaaagcaataaGGGAGCTTCAGCTAGAGGAGGAACTGG CAAATGACAGCTGTCTTAGACCTGTTAGTGGAAATGGGAAACTTCTGTCTCCag TGCCTGAGGATTATACTGTCAAGGAAGCGGAACTGAAAATGGGAAGCTTGCTAGGGCTGTGTCATGGGAAAGCTCCAACTTCCACTCAG CTCTTCTTATATTTTATTGTTGGGAGTGACCAAAACACAAGCCCTGAGATGGAGATAGTTGTGGAAGAGACTGCCTCTGTCAAAGAG tgtctaAATTTAATGCTGGAAAAATCTGGATTATCAG GTGACAACTGGCATTTGAGAAGGATTGACTGGTGCTATGAAGCAGGGGAAGCATTAAGTCAGGAA AATGCCACCCTGAAGGAACTTAATGTTTGCAGAGGAGATACTTTGGTTATAACTGAGGGAAAGCTTCCACCAAAG GGTTTCCTGAAAATACCCATCTGGTGGTTCAAGTCTTCAAGTCATATGAAACGTGGAGAGAACACACCAGACCAAGTGAATGGGATGACCTGCAAGATGGATGCTTTGCAGGTGTCTCCTGCAGGAG ATTCACCAGAATACATCCACACAGACATGGATCTTTGTTATGCTGGCAGTATAGAAATAGCAGGAGAAGCTTCTTTGGAAGATCTGAAGATGCAG gctATGACCTTACCATGCTGCCAGGAGCAGATTGTCCCACTGCCCTCATTTCTCAGAGCATGGACAGTGGACAGTAAGCGTCCAGGCAAGCTTTTACGAAACAACAAGCAGCAACTCAA tgactaTAAGCTGGGTGCCAGAGTGGAAATCTGCATCGAACCTTTGCAAAAAGAAGAGCGTTTGGG TCCCGATGAACTGCTGCTTCGAGTACAGATGGGCATACCAGGGGAGAGGGACTACTATGACTCCACGGATTTGGTGTGGGATATCTCCAAAGAATGCACAACCTGGGCACTGAGGCAACGAGTGGCTTCTCACTATTGTCTCCCTGTAGATAAAATTGAAATAGCCAAATACTTCCCTGAAAAATTTGAGTGGCTGCCAATATCTAGCTGG ACACAGCAAATTTCAAAGAGGAAACggaagaaaaaacaggagagTTTACAGTCAGCGCCTTATCACCTGAAAGATGGAGATATCATTGGCGTGAAG AATCTTCTCCTTGATGACACTAAGGACTTCAGCACAGTGAGAGATGATgttggaaaagagaaacaaaggcagCTTGcgttagaaaaaaagaaaag tcgGCAAGCCGAACGCTTACAGGACCATGTTTTCTCTGAGGAAAAGCTGAATATTAAGCACCGTAAACCAGAAGTGGCTCTTTCTATCAATGTGGGCGTTTTCAGATAG
- the USP40 gene encoding ubiquitin carboxyl-terminal hydrolase 40 isoform X5 — translation MFGDLFEEDFSFISNNHCGKGKKSKPRDSEPPAPRDFTNLSGIKNQGGTCYLNSLLQTLLFTPEFREALFSLGPEELGTLDDSSKPDAKVRIIPLQLQRLFAQLLLLDQQAASTTDLTESFGWNSNEEMRQHDVQELNRILFSALETSLVGTSGHDLINRLYHGIVVNQIVCKECKNISERQEDFLDLTVAVKGVAGLEEALWNMYVEEEYFENENLYRCGACDKLVEASKSAKLRKLPPFLTISLLRFNFDFEKCERYKETSCYTFPIQINLRPFCEQTEMDDSEYMYELFSVIIHKGGCYGGHYHVYIRDVDELGNWQLQEEEDRLIEDKALRDTENAKEVENPLAVLKGILSEEESKQIPVDQLGQKLLEKKGVSWNKKYRKQYGALRKYLQNHPQTFQFSPDENKVGLKEKHKLLFKSASQEQDFQRPPQKNDVHWNSEKKPTRLRDSSAGCHWFDLNDSKVQPIKEKDIEKQFQGKESAYMLFYRKSQLKRPPEARGNPRYQIPEHLLNEMNAANTELQKKRAECDSANHGIDLRLHLSSCYKFHNGALHPSLTWKENVVDLTIDRRKTLGDLRQSVFQKLESWEGDMILSIAKPLPAGLHLYQILDGDELTLDGIGLADGADIFVWNGKEVGGTKVMTGPDHEPVVINVLRLAEYNEGGKGQHFTESQHVFSCSTKLSDLRRALAPSGGIILKNGSGPDKEAKNWEVFLEGDMKETVKSVGLTDGCSVLILDSHDQSFVNVSSGNLTAFTYDISWLQVKNFCRTEDEEKHVKITATIETVMSDIKMKAIRELQLEEELANDSCLRPVSGNGKLLSPVPEDYTVKEAELKMGSLLGLCHGKAPTSTQLFLYFIVGSDQNTSPEMEIVVEETASVKEGFLKIPIWWFKSSSHMKRGENTPDQVNGMTCKMDALQVSPAGDSPEYIHTDMDLCYAGSIEIAGEASLEDLKMQAMTLPCCQEQIVPLPSFLRAWTVDSKRPGKLLRNNKQQLNDYKLGARVEICIEPLQKEERLGPDELLLRVQMGIPGERDYYDSTDLVWDISKECTTWALRQRVASHYCLPVDKIEIAKYFPEKFEWLPISSWTQQISKRKRKKKQESLQSAPYHLKDGDIIGVKNLLLDDTKDFSTVRDDVGKEKQRQLALEKKKSRQAERLQDHVFSEEKLNIKHRKPEVALSINVGVFR, via the exons ATGTTTGGGGACTTATTTGAAGaggatttttcctttatttcaaacaATCATtgtggaaaagggaagaaatcaaaGCCCAGAGATTCTGAGCCTCCAGCTCCCAGGGATTTCACCAACCTAAGTGGTATCAAAAATCAGGGTGGGACCTGCTACCTCAATTCCCTTCTGCAGACTCTGCTTTTCACACCTGAATTTAGAG AGGCGCTGTTCTCTTTAGGACCTGAAGAACTTGGGACTCTGGATGACAGCAGTAAACCAGATGCAAAG GTTCGAATAATTCCATTACAACTTCAACGGTTATTTGCTCAGCTTCTGCTCTTGGACCAGCAAGCTGCATCTACCACAGACCTTACCGAGAGCTTTGGGTGGAACAGCAATGAG GAAATGAGGCAGCATGATGTGCAGGAATTAAATCGGATTCTGTTCAGTGCTTTGGAAACTTCCCTTGTGGGGACTTCGGGTCATGACCTTATTAATCGATTATACCATGGGATTGTTGTCAATCAGATTGTTTGTAAAGAATGCAAGAATATCAGTGAGAGACAG GAAGATTTCTTAGACCTAACAGTGGCGGTAAAAGGTGTTGCTGGCTTGGAGGAGGCCCTGTGGAACATGTATGTAGAAGAAGAGTACTTTGAAAATGAGAACTTGTATCGATGTGGAGCCTGTGATAAACTTGTTGAAGCTTCAAAG TCTGCTAAACTACGCAAGTTGCCACCCTTTCTCACCATTTCTCTCCTGAGATTTAACTTTGACTTTGAGAAATGCGAACGATACAAGGAAACGAGCTGCTATACATTCCCTATCCAGATAAATCTGAGGCCTTTTTGTGAGCAG actgaaatggATGATTCAGAGTACATGTATGAGCTCTTCTCTGTTATTATACATAAAGGTGGCTGCTATGGAGGACACTATCATGTTTATATCAGAGATGTGGATGAATTAGGAAACTGGCAATTACAA GAAGAAGAGGATAGGCTGATTGAAGATAAGGCTTTAAGAGATACTGAAAATGCCAAAGAAGTAGAAAATCCATTGGCAGTGTTGAAAGGGATTTTATCAGAG GAAGAATCTAAACAAATTCCCGTGGATCAATTAGGGCAGAAATTATTGGAGAAAAAAGGGGTGTCCTGGAATAAGAAGTACCGAAAACAATATGGAGCATTACGAAAG TATTTGCAGAATCATCCTCAGACATTTCAGTTCAGTCCTGATGAAAATAAGGTtggtctgaaagaaaaacacaagctcCTGTTTAAGTCAGCTTCTCAAGAACAAGATTTCCAAAGACCTCCTCAGAAGAATGATGTCCACTGGAATTcggaaaaaaaacctacaaggcTGAGGGACAGTTCTGCTGGTTGCCATTGGTTTGATCTGAATGATTCAAAAGTCCAGCCGATCAAGGAGAAGGATATTGAGAAACAATTTCAGGGTAAAGAGAGTGCCTACATGCTGTTTTATCGAAAATCTCAGTTAAAAAGACCACCTGAAG CACGAGGAAATCCAAGGTACCAAATTCCTGAACACCTTCTGAATGAAATGAATGCTGCTAATACTGAGCTGCAAAAAAAGAG AGCGGAATGTGACTCAGCAAACCATGGCATTGATTTACGTCTCCATTTGAGCTCATGTTATAAATTTCACAATGGGGCTTTGCATCCTTCACTTACTTGGAAAGAGAATGTTGTGGATTTGACTATTGATAGAAGAAAAACGCTAGGAGACCTTCGACAATCAGTATTCCAG AAGTTGGAGTCTTGGGAAGGCGACATGATTCTCAGTATTGCCAAGCCTTTACCAGCAGGACTGCATCTTTACCAGATACTTGATG GAGATGAGCTGACACTGGATGGCATTGGGCTGGCTGATGGAGCGGACATCTTCGTGTGGAATGGGAAAGAG GTTGGTGGTACAAAGGTGATGACAGGCCCTGATCATGAACCTGTGGTCATAAACGTTCTTCGTTTAGCGGAGTATAACGAAGGAGGGAAGGGTCAGCATTTCACAGAATCGCAGCATGTCTTTTCATGCAGCACAAAACTGAGTGATCTGCGCAGAGCCTTAGCACCATCAGGAGGAATCATCCTAAAGAACGGCTCGGGACCAGATAAAGAAGCCAAGAACTGGGAAGTTTTTCTTGAAGGAGATATGAAGGAAACCGTCAAAAGTGTTGGTCTGACGGATGGATGCTCAGTACTAATCTTAGACAGCCATGACCAGAG CTTCGTGAATGTGTCAAGTGGCAATTTGACTGCTTTTACATATGACATCAGCTGGCTCCAAGTTAAAAACTTCTGCAGAACGGAGGATGAAGAGAAACACGTTAAAATTACTGCCACTATTGAAACA GTGATGTCAGATatcaaaatgaaagcaataaGGGAGCTTCAGCTAGAGGAGGAACTGG CAAATGACAGCTGTCTTAGACCTGTTAGTGGAAATGGGAAACTTCTGTCTCCag TGCCTGAGGATTATACTGTCAAGGAAGCGGAACTGAAAATGGGAAGCTTGCTAGGGCTGTGTCATGGGAAAGCTCCAACTTCCACTCAG CTCTTCTTATATTTTATTGTTGGGAGTGACCAAAACACAAGCCCTGAGATGGAGATAGTTGTGGAAGAGACTGCCTCTGTCAAAGAG GGTTTCCTGAAAATACCCATCTGGTGGTTCAAGTCTTCAAGTCATATGAAACGTGGAGAGAACACACCAGACCAAGTGAATGGGATGACCTGCAAGATGGATGCTTTGCAGGTGTCTCCTGCAGGAG ATTCACCAGAATACATCCACACAGACATGGATCTTTGTTATGCTGGCAGTATAGAAATAGCAGGAGAAGCTTCTTTGGAAGATCTGAAGATGCAG gctATGACCTTACCATGCTGCCAGGAGCAGATTGTCCCACTGCCCTCATTTCTCAGAGCATGGACAGTGGACAGTAAGCGTCCAGGCAAGCTTTTACGAAACAACAAGCAGCAACTCAA tgactaTAAGCTGGGTGCCAGAGTGGAAATCTGCATCGAACCTTTGCAAAAAGAAGAGCGTTTGGG TCCCGATGAACTGCTGCTTCGAGTACAGATGGGCATACCAGGGGAGAGGGACTACTATGACTCCACGGATTTGGTGTGGGATATCTCCAAAGAATGCACAACCTGGGCACTGAGGCAACGAGTGGCTTCTCACTATTGTCTCCCTGTAGATAAAATTGAAATAGCCAAATACTTCCCTGAAAAATTTGAGTGGCTGCCAATATCTAGCTGG ACACAGCAAATTTCAAAGAGGAAACggaagaaaaaacaggagagTTTACAGTCAGCGCCTTATCACCTGAAAGATGGAGATATCATTGGCGTGAAG AATCTTCTCCTTGATGACACTAAGGACTTCAGCACAGTGAGAGATGATgttggaaaagagaaacaaaggcagCTTGcgttagaaaaaaagaaaag tcgGCAAGCCGAACGCTTACAGGACCATGTTTTCTCTGAGGAAAAGCTGAATATTAAGCACCGTAAACCAGAAGTGGCTCTTTCTATCAATGTGGGCGTTTTCAGATAG
- the USP40 gene encoding ubiquitin carboxyl-terminal hydrolase 40 isoform X7, translating into MFGDLFEEDFSFISNNHCGKGKKSKPRDSEPPAPRDFTNLSGIKNQGGTCYLNSLLQTLLFTPEFREALFSLGPEELGTLDDSSKPDAKVRIIPLQLQRLFAQLLLLDQQAASTTDLTESFGWNSNEEMRQHDVQELNRILFSALETSLVGTSGHDLINRLYHGIVVNQIVCKECKNISERQEDFLDLTVAVKGVAGLEEALWNMYVEEEYFENENLYRCGACDKLVEASKSAKLRKLPPFLTISLLRFNFDFEKCERYKETSCYTFPIQINLRPFCEQTEMDDSEYMYELFSVIIHKGGCYGGHYHVYIRDVDELGNWQLQEEEDRLIEDKALRDTENAKEVENPLAVLKGILSEEESKQIPVDQLGQKLLEKKGVSWNKKYRKQYGALRKYLQNHPQTFQFSPDENKVGLKEKHKLLFKSASQEQDFQRPPQKNDVHWNSEKKPTRLRDSSAGCHWFDLNDSKVQPIKEKDIEKQFQGKESAYMLFYRKSQLKRPPEARGNPRYQIPEHLLNEMNAANTELQKKRAECDSANHGIDLRLHLSSCYKFHNGALHPSLTWKENVVDLTIDRRKTLGDLRQSVFQKLESWEGDMILSIAKPLPAGLHLYQILDGDELTLDGIGLADGADIFVWNGKEVGGTKVMTGPDHEPVVINVLRLAEYNEGGKGQHFTESQHVFSCSTKLSDLRRALAPSGGIILKNGSGPDKEAKNWEVFLEGDMKETVKSVGLTDGCSVLILDSHDQSFVNVSSGNLTAFTYDISWLQVKNFCRTEDEEKHVKITATIETVMSDIKMKAIRELQLEEELANDSCLRPVSGNGKLLSPVPEDYTVKEAELKMGSLLGLCHGKAPTSTQLFLYFIVGSDQNTSPEMEIVVEETASVKECLNLMLEKSGLSGDNWHLRRIDWCYEAGEALSQENATLKELNVCRGDTLVITEGKLPPKGFLKIPIWWFKSSSHMKRGENTPDQVNGMTCKMDALQVSPAGDSPEYIHTDMDLCYAGSIEIAGEASLEDLKMQYVLIWHLLLCHVQWL; encoded by the exons ATGTTTGGGGACTTATTTGAAGaggatttttcctttatttcaaacaATCATtgtggaaaagggaagaaatcaaaGCCCAGAGATTCTGAGCCTCCAGCTCCCAGGGATTTCACCAACCTAAGTGGTATCAAAAATCAGGGTGGGACCTGCTACCTCAATTCCCTTCTGCAGACTCTGCTTTTCACACCTGAATTTAGAG AGGCGCTGTTCTCTTTAGGACCTGAAGAACTTGGGACTCTGGATGACAGCAGTAAACCAGATGCAAAG GTTCGAATAATTCCATTACAACTTCAACGGTTATTTGCTCAGCTTCTGCTCTTGGACCAGCAAGCTGCATCTACCACAGACCTTACCGAGAGCTTTGGGTGGAACAGCAATGAG GAAATGAGGCAGCATGATGTGCAGGAATTAAATCGGATTCTGTTCAGTGCTTTGGAAACTTCCCTTGTGGGGACTTCGGGTCATGACCTTATTAATCGATTATACCATGGGATTGTTGTCAATCAGATTGTTTGTAAAGAATGCAAGAATATCAGTGAGAGACAG GAAGATTTCTTAGACCTAACAGTGGCGGTAAAAGGTGTTGCTGGCTTGGAGGAGGCCCTGTGGAACATGTATGTAGAAGAAGAGTACTTTGAAAATGAGAACTTGTATCGATGTGGAGCCTGTGATAAACTTGTTGAAGCTTCAAAG TCTGCTAAACTACGCAAGTTGCCACCCTTTCTCACCATTTCTCTCCTGAGATTTAACTTTGACTTTGAGAAATGCGAACGATACAAGGAAACGAGCTGCTATACATTCCCTATCCAGATAAATCTGAGGCCTTTTTGTGAGCAG actgaaatggATGATTCAGAGTACATGTATGAGCTCTTCTCTGTTATTATACATAAAGGTGGCTGCTATGGAGGACACTATCATGTTTATATCAGAGATGTGGATGAATTAGGAAACTGGCAATTACAA GAAGAAGAGGATAGGCTGATTGAAGATAAGGCTTTAAGAGATACTGAAAATGCCAAAGAAGTAGAAAATCCATTGGCAGTGTTGAAAGGGATTTTATCAGAG GAAGAATCTAAACAAATTCCCGTGGATCAATTAGGGCAGAAATTATTGGAGAAAAAAGGGGTGTCCTGGAATAAGAAGTACCGAAAACAATATGGAGCATTACGAAAG TATTTGCAGAATCATCCTCAGACATTTCAGTTCAGTCCTGATGAAAATAAGGTtggtctgaaagaaaaacacaagctcCTGTTTAAGTCAGCTTCTCAAGAACAAGATTTCCAAAGACCTCCTCAGAAGAATGATGTCCACTGGAATTcggaaaaaaaacctacaaggcTGAGGGACAGTTCTGCTGGTTGCCATTGGTTTGATCTGAATGATTCAAAAGTCCAGCCGATCAAGGAGAAGGATATTGAGAAACAATTTCAGGGTAAAGAGAGTGCCTACATGCTGTTTTATCGAAAATCTCAGTTAAAAAGACCACCTGAAG CACGAGGAAATCCAAGGTACCAAATTCCTGAACACCTTCTGAATGAAATGAATGCTGCTAATACTGAGCTGCAAAAAAAGAG AGCGGAATGTGACTCAGCAAACCATGGCATTGATTTACGTCTCCATTTGAGCTCATGTTATAAATTTCACAATGGGGCTTTGCATCCTTCACTTACTTGGAAAGAGAATGTTGTGGATTTGACTATTGATAGAAGAAAAACGCTAGGAGACCTTCGACAATCAGTATTCCAG AAGTTGGAGTCTTGGGAAGGCGACATGATTCTCAGTATTGCCAAGCCTTTACCAGCAGGACTGCATCTTTACCAGATACTTGATG GAGATGAGCTGACACTGGATGGCATTGGGCTGGCTGATGGAGCGGACATCTTCGTGTGGAATGGGAAAGAG GTTGGTGGTACAAAGGTGATGACAGGCCCTGATCATGAACCTGTGGTCATAAACGTTCTTCGTTTAGCGGAGTATAACGAAGGAGGGAAGGGTCAGCATTTCACAGAATCGCAGCATGTCTTTTCATGCAGCACAAAACTGAGTGATCTGCGCAGAGCCTTAGCACCATCAGGAGGAATCATCCTAAAGAACGGCTCGGGACCAGATAAAGAAGCCAAGAACTGGGAAGTTTTTCTTGAAGGAGATATGAAGGAAACCGTCAAAAGTGTTGGTCTGACGGATGGATGCTCAGTACTAATCTTAGACAGCCATGACCAGAG CTTCGTGAATGTGTCAAGTGGCAATTTGACTGCTTTTACATATGACATCAGCTGGCTCCAAGTTAAAAACTTCTGCAGAACGGAGGATGAAGAGAAACACGTTAAAATTACTGCCACTATTGAAACA GTGATGTCAGATatcaaaatgaaagcaataaGGGAGCTTCAGCTAGAGGAGGAACTGG CAAATGACAGCTGTCTTAGACCTGTTAGTGGAAATGGGAAACTTCTGTCTCCag TGCCTGAGGATTATACTGTCAAGGAAGCGGAACTGAAAATGGGAAGCTTGCTAGGGCTGTGTCATGGGAAAGCTCCAACTTCCACTCAG CTCTTCTTATATTTTATTGTTGGGAGTGACCAAAACACAAGCCCTGAGATGGAGATAGTTGTGGAAGAGACTGCCTCTGTCAAAGAG tgtctaAATTTAATGCTGGAAAAATCTGGATTATCAG GTGACAACTGGCATTTGAGAAGGATTGACTGGTGCTATGAAGCAGGGGAAGCATTAAGTCAGGAA AATGCCACCCTGAAGGAACTTAATGTTTGCAGAGGAGATACTTTGGTTATAACTGAGGGAAAGCTTCCACCAAAG GGTTTCCTGAAAATACCCATCTGGTGGTTCAAGTCTTCAAGTCATATGAAACGTGGAGAGAACACACCAGACCAAGTGAATGGGATGACCTGCAAGATGGATGCTTTGCAGGTGTCTCCTGCAGGAG ATTCACCAGAATACATCCACACAGACATGGATCTTTGTTATGCTGGCAGTATAGAAATAGCAGGAGAAGCTTCTTTGGAAGATCTGAAGATGCAG TATGTTCTGATATGGCATTTGCTTTTATGCCATGTTCAGTG gctATGA